A genomic stretch from Magnetococcales bacterium includes:
- a CDS encoding tetratricopeptide repeat protein, with product MIRAITPSNEVLTLLATSLRQAERQQDRLIQGLDRLREMTEIDLLEVSRMPGAQGLAALAVVPEEERELLIAEAANSPEQANRWSALLPHLGGPDQPVAWLLGQVYPHSAALGRNSLLTKDDQAPDPETAIQSQLETIRLLRSSVKILPDIVLPHLATALNNLGVQLDQLGRREEALAATEEAIGIRRTLVHDQSNSTLPELAGSLHNLSITLRNLGRYHEALQAAREAVEIQRNEPSPQAKHKLTLLSIYYLSLALNYKLVGKMDEALHSLAESITTLHPLLAKHPENIVALAHSAVTNYLSLCQESGQDPDPVLLDPILAILQKNQITSPQEPATLPKPGLPEY from the coding sequence ATGATTCGGGCGATCACCCCTTCCAATGAAGTTTTGACACTTCTGGCTACTTCCCTGCGTCAGGCAGAAAGGCAGCAGGATCGGCTTATCCAAGGATTGGACCGATTGCGGGAAATGACGGAGATTGACCTGTTGGAAGTCAGCCGCATGCCTGGAGCGCAAGGATTGGCCGCCCTGGCCGTTGTTCCCGAGGAGGAACGGGAGTTGCTCATCGCCGAGGCTGCAAACAGCCCGGAACAAGCCAATCGCTGGTCAGCCCTGCTACCCCATCTCGGAGGCCCCGATCAGCCTGTAGCCTGGCTCCTCGGACAGGTCTATCCCCACTCCGCCGCTTTGGGCCGTAACAGTTTGCTGACCAAGGATGACCAAGCACCTGACCCCGAGACAGCTATACAGTCACAATTGGAAACAATTCGGCTGCTTCGGTCCAGTGTAAAAATCCTGCCAGATATCGTTCTTCCTCACCTTGCAACAGCACTGAATAATCTTGGCGTCCAATTGGATCAACTTGGAAGAAGAGAAGAAGCCTTGGCAGCCACTGAAGAGGCCATTGGGATTCGCCGCACTCTGGTTCATGACCAATCCAATTCAACTCTTCCGGAATTGGCTGGCTCATTGCACAATTTAAGCATCACCCTTCGCAACTTGGGACGATACCACGAAGCTCTTCAAGCCGCCCGTGAAGCTGTGGAAATTCAGAGGAACGAACCCTCACCACAAGCCAAGCACAAGCTAACATTGCTTAGTATTTATTATCTTTCCTTGGCTTTAAATTATAAACTGGTTGGAAAGATGGATGAAGCTCTTCATTCATTGGCGGAAAGCATAACTACTCTTCATCCGTTGTTAGCAAAACACCCCGAGAATATCGTCGCCTTGGCGCATTCTGCTGTAACGAATTACCTCTCCCTATGCCAGGAATCCGGACAGGATCCCGACCCGGTCCTGCTCGATCCAATATTGGCAATCCTTCAGAAAAACCAGATCACCTCTCCGCAAGAACCAGCGACTCTGCCAAAACCCGGTCTTCCGGAGTATTGA
- a CDS encoding serine/threonine protein phosphatase, translating to MSEEEGLAASSFLDTRAVSQTREVRGVILPAGVVVSRLVVTGPPGCGKTSLIDRLRGWPGEVCLDLTSNLWWRSPALNHCPREVHFAVPFVGEGQSCPVYDQKWDTGHEWPDIDFTRLQIPSGTKGVLSPNWLTRLIFEFMLPSPDWIYDQRLKRAESGTHHVDQVLSMERIQWQVFVHWRLAEFFHRCGLLVYVREGVEETPRLFDHVVYPEEPLEQPVSFWQEWFGNLA from the coding sequence ATGAGCGAGGAGGAGGGTTTGGCGGCCTCTTCTTTTCTGGACACCCGTGCCGTGAGTCAGACCCGGGAGGTACGGGGTGTGATTTTGCCGGCGGGGGTGGTGGTCAGTCGTCTGGTGGTGACGGGACCGCCCGGTTGCGGCAAGACCAGCCTGATTGATCGGTTGCGCGGCTGGCCGGGGGAGGTTTGTCTCGATTTGACCAGCAATTTGTGGTGGCGTTCTCCGGCGTTGAACCACTGTCCGCGGGAGGTGCATTTCGCCGTGCCCTTCGTGGGGGAGGGGCAGAGTTGCCCGGTTTACGATCAGAAGTGGGACACGGGTCACGAGTGGCCGGACATCGATTTCACCCGGTTGCAGATTCCTTCGGGCACCAAGGGGGTGTTGTCGCCCAACTGGCTGACCCGGTTGATTTTCGAATTCATGTTGCCCTCGCCGGATTGGATTTACGATCAGCGTCTCAAGCGGGCCGAGTCGGGTACGCATCATGTGGATCAGGTGTTGTCGATGGAGCGTATTCAGTGGCAGGTGTTCGTGCATTGGCGACTGGCGGAATTTTTCCATCGCTGCGGGTTGCTGGTTTATGTGCGGGAGGGGGTGGAGGAGACGCCACGGTTGTTTGATCATGTGGTTTATCCGGAGGAGCCGTTGGAGCAGCCGGTTTCCTTCTGGCAGGAGTGGTTCGGCAACCTGGCCTGA
- the mobA gene encoding molybdenum cofactor guanylyltransferase, giving the protein MGGGDKAFMLLAGRPLLEHVVERLGDQVVAWVVVSSGEVEGFRSRGLRVLQDERPGRQGPLAGVEAALKHCATPWLLTVAVDLPFLPRNLVAMLLAAATDGVPVVATDAEGRAHPVVALWPVGLLPQLSQALDAGERSLNLFLERVPHQRCLFPAAPDGQADPFFNINTPEDRVLAESLVLAER; this is encoded by the coding sequence ATGGGGGGCGGGGACAAGGCCTTCATGTTGCTGGCCGGGCGTCCTTTGCTGGAGCATGTGGTGGAACGTCTCGGGGATCAGGTGGTGGCCTGGGTGGTGGTCAGTAGTGGGGAGGTGGAGGGTTTTCGCAGCCGGGGTTTGCGGGTCTTGCAGGATGAGCGTCCGGGCCGGCAGGGGCCCTTGGCGGGGGTGGAGGCGGCGCTCAAGCATTGCGCCACGCCGTGGTTGCTGACGGTGGCGGTGGACCTGCCCTTTCTGCCGCGCAATCTGGTTGCGATGCTGCTGGCGGCGGCAACGGATGGGGTTCCGGTGGTGGCCACGGACGCCGAGGGCCGCGCCCACCCGGTGGTGGCGCTGTGGCCGGTGGGGTTGTTGCCGCAGCTCTCCCAGGCCCTGGATGCCGGGGAGCGCTCCTTGAACCTCTTTCTGGAGCGAGTTCCCCATCAACGCTGTTTGTTCCCCGCTGCTCCCGATGGTCAGGCCGATCCCTTCTTCAACATCAATACTCCGGAAGACCGGGTTTTGGCAGAGTCGCTGGTTCTTGCGGAGAGGTGA
- a CDS encoding 6-phosphogluconolactonase, whose protein sequence is GFAVERMRGEGSPEAEAARYGALLRQRLPLDGEGWPVFDCLLLGMGEDGHIGSIFPAEMERAEVWSEVCLATRAPDGNRRISLSLEVIKRATECVLLATGAVKGALLGRLLQGEAAVQALPVGILGRRERVSWYLDEAAGVAMEQAFREGRGA, encoded by the coding sequence GGGGTTTGCCGTGGAGCGCATGCGGGGGGAGGGGTCTCCCGAAGCGGAGGCGGCACGTTATGGGGCTTTGCTGCGGCAGCGTCTGCCCTTGGATGGTGAGGGTTGGCCGGTTTTCGACTGTTTGTTGCTGGGCATGGGGGAGGATGGCCATATCGGTTCGATCTTTCCGGCGGAGATGGAGCGTGCCGAGGTTTGGTCGGAGGTTTGTCTGGCCACGCGGGCCCCGGACGGCAATCGCCGTATCAGTTTGTCGCTGGAGGTGATCAAGCGGGCGACGGAGTGTGTTTTGTTGGCCACGGGGGCGGTGAAGGGGGCTTTGTTGGGGCGGTTGTTGCAGGGTGAGGCGGCGGTTCAGGCCTTGCCGGTGGGGATTTTGGGGCGGCGGGAGCGGGTGAGCTGGTATTTGGACGAGGCGGCGGGGGTGGCCATGGAGCAGGCGTTTCGGGAGGGTCGGGGGGCATGA